The following nucleotide sequence is from Pseudomonas sp. RC10.
CGAAATCCTTGATCAGGCCGAACAGCAGCTGGCGGAATATTTCGCGGGAACGCGCAACCGTTTCGACTTGCCGCTGGATTTTCACGGCACTGATTTCCAGAAAAAAGTCTGGCACGCCTTGCTCGCCATTCCATTCGGCGAAACGCGCAGTTACCTGCAGATCGCTATCGAAATCGGCAATCCCGCTGCCGTGCGCGCGGTGGGGGCGGCCAATGGCAAGAACCCGATTTCCATCGTCGCGCCGTGCCATCGGGTGATCGGCAGTTCTGGCGCGCTCACCGGATTTGCCGGTGGCCTGGCGGCCAAGGAGTTGTTGCTGACCCTTGAAGGCGGGATGCCGAAACCCTCGAAAAAGAACCTCGATGCGTTGGCCTCCGCCCAAGCATCGCTGTTCTAGACTCAAGCGCCCTTCAACAGTGTTTTACCCGTCACCTTCACATGGAGTTGAACATGCCTGCCTCTGCCAAGACGTTCCGTGACCTGCACCACCAATCCACCGTGCTGCGCCTGCCCAATGCCTGGGACGCCGTGAGTGCGCTGCTGTTCGAAAGCCTCGGCGCCAAAGCCATCGCCACCACCAGCGCGGGCGTGGCCTGGGCACAGGGGTATGCCGATGGGCGTGTGTTTCCGCTGGAGGCAGCCATCCAGGCCGCCGCCAACATCGCGCGGGTGGTCAAGGTGCCGCTGTCGGTGGATTTCGAGCACGGCTATTCGGACGATCCAAAGACGGTCGCTGAAAACGTCAGGCGCGTGCTGGAAGTCGGGGCTGTGGGCATCAACATTGAAGACGGTCCGGATGCACCTGACTTGCTGGCGCGCAAGATCGAAGCGATCAAAAGCATGGCGTCCAACCATGGGCTGGACGTGTTCATCAACGCCCGTACCGATGTGTACCTGGCGAATCTGGTGGCCGATGACCAGAAGGTCGAGGAAACCCTTAAACGCGGCCAGTTGTATGAAAAAGCCGGCGCCGACGGGCTGTTCGTTGCGGCGGTGGTGGATGTCGATGCGATCAAGCGCATCGTTCAGGGCGTCAACCTGCCGATCAACGTGTTGGCCCGACCAGGGCTGCCGGATGCGGAAGGCTTGGCGAAGCTGGGTGTTCATCGTCTGAGTGCCGGTTCTAGCGTGGCGATCACCGTTTTGAGCCTGGCCGAGCAACTGGGGCGTGATTTCCTCGGGGAAGGGCGCTCGGAGCCGGTGACCCACAGCACCCTCAATTACCCTCAGATTCAGGCGTGGTTCGAGTAACGTTTTACCTCAGAAGCGCCATGTCCTGGCGCTTCGACTCCTCATCAATTGATCAACCTTTCATCGACCGATAAACGGCGCTGGCATATGTTTCTCGCGAGGAGTACAAATGTACTCCATGACGAACTTATCTCCCCGACGCGCTGCCATCCTGACGTTCATCCGTGATCGCATCGCCGACAATGGCCAGCCGCCGAGCCTGGCAGAAATCTCTGAAGCCTTTGGCTTCGCGTCTCGCAGCGTTGCGCGCAAGCACATTGTGGCGCTGACTGAGGCGGGCTTCATCGAAGTCACCGCCAACCAGGCCCGTGGCATTCGCCTGATCGACGCCACACCCCGCACTCAAATGCTGGAAATTCCGGTGCTGGGCCGCGTTGCAGCAGGTGCGCCCATCGGCCCCGATCTCGATAACCTCGACACCTTTACCCTCGACAGCCGCACCTTCCTGCGTGTGCCGGATTACCTGCTGCGGGTAAAAGGCGATTCGATGATCGAAGACGGGATTTTCGACGGCGATCTGGTGGGCATTCTGCAAAGCGCCGATGCCCGGGACGGACAGATCGTCGTGGCCCGGCTCGATGGCGAAGTGACGATCAAACGGCTGGAGCGGGGTGATGACACATTGCGTCTGTTGCCCCGCAACCCGGCCTATGCGCCGATTGTCGTGCGTCCTGATCAGGACTTCGCCATCGAAGGGGTGTTCTGCGGCCTGGTGCGCCGGGAATGATGGGTGCGGTGGTCAGCCTTGACGCGCTGCTGGACGAGCATCGGGTCTGGAAAGGGCGGGCGCAGGCCCAGCCAGTCGCGGCGCAACCCACGGGCCACCCGTTGCTCGACGCTGCGTTGCCCATTGGTGGCTGGCCCCCGGCGGCACTCACTGAAATCCTGATTCCCGCCAATGGCAGCGGTGAGTTGCGCCTGCTGTGGCCGACCTTGGCGCGCCTGGCCAACGCGGGCGAACGTATCGTCCTGGTGGCGCCGCCGTTCGTGCCATACCCCCAGGCCTGGCAATCGGCGGGGGTCGATCTGCGTCAGCTGTCGATCATTCAAGCCAGCGACACCGATGCCTTGTGGGCGGTGGAACAATGCCTGCGCTCCGGCAGTTGCGGGGCAGTGCTGGCGTGGCCGGGCAAGGTCGATGACCGCGCCTTGCGTCGTTTACAGGTCGCGGCGGAAACCGGCGAAACCCTTGCGTTCGCCTGCCGTGGTCAGCAAGCCGCCGCCAACCCTTCGCCTGCGGCCCTGCGCATCGCCATCGATGTCCGACCCCGCCAGTTGCGGGTGTTGAAGTGCCGAGGCGGGTTGGCCCCGTCATCCCCCATCCCGTTCACCACTGACGCTTGAGGTTTCCATGCTCTGGGCCTGTGTCCTGCTGCCGCAACTGGCACTGGACGGCGTCATGCGTCGTCGCGCCGATCCTGAAAAGCCGCTGGCCCTGATCAGCGGTCCCGCTCAGCGCCGTGTGTTGCAGACGGTGAATGCCGCCGCCCGTGAACTGGGGTTGCGTCCCGGACAGACGTTGACCGCCGCCCACGCCATGACCCGTGGGTTCGACACGGTCGAATACGACCCGAAGCAGACCGAACACTGGCACCGTCTGCTTGCGGCCTGGGCCTACCGCTTCAGTTCCCAGGTCAGCCTGAAATATCCCCGCGTGTTGCTGATGGAAGTCGAGTCGAGCTTTGGACTGTTCGGCCCATGGCCGGTGTTCGAGGCGCGATTGCGCCAGGAGCTGACCGCCATGGGATTCAGTCATCGCATCGTTGTTGCACCGAACCCTTTGGCGGCGAGGATGTTGGCCAATGCCCACGACGGTCTGGCCGTCACCGACAATGAGTCGCTGCAAGACGTGCTGCAACGGATGCCGGTCAATCGCCTCGGGTTGACCCAGGACGTGGCCACCGCGTTAGGGCGCATGGGACTGCACCACTTGCGGCAGGTACTGGCCTTGCCTCGCGACACCCTGGCGCGGCGTTTTCCCGCAACGGTGTTGCAACACCTGGATACCCTGACCGGGCGTCGCCCGATGGCGTTGGAATGCTATGTGCCGCCGGACTTTTTCGAGACCCGCATCGAGCTGAACTTCGACGTCGAATCCCATCAGGCGCTGTTGTTTCCCCTCAAGCGGATGATTGCCGATCTGGCGCTGTTTCTCGGAGGTCGGGACAGCGGGGTGCAACGCTTCGTCATTCATCTGGAACATGTGCCGAGTGTCGGCAGCACCGCCCCGGACACGCTGATTCCAGTGGGCCTGCTCAGTGCCGAGCGTGAGGCGAACATGCTGTTCGAACTGGCCCGGGGGCGATTGGAGCAAATCGTCGTGCCGTGCCCGGTGCGGGCACTCAAGCTTTCGGCCAAAGACTTGCCGGCCTTTGTGCCTTCCCATCGCGAACTGTTCGATGATCGCCCTCAACAAAGCATGCCGTGGGAGCAGTTGCGCGAGCGGCTACGGGCGCGATTGGGCGATGACGCGGTCTGCGGCTTGAGCTTCCACGCCGATCATCGCCCCGAATGCGCATGGCAACCCGCCTCGCACACCAAGCCTGCCGTGGGCTTCAACCCGGTGCCTCGCCCCGGTTGGCTGTTGCGTGAGCCCGAAGCCCTGACAGACAGCGGCTCGCGGGTGTTGGCCGGGCCTGAACGGATCGAGTCGGGTTGGTGGGACGGCGGGGATGTGCGCCGTGATTATTACCTGATCGAAACCCGCACCGGCCTGCGTGGCTGGGCCTATCGCAGCGTGGGAGATGACAGCGGCCTGTGGCTGCACGGGTGGTTCGCATGAGCTGCGAATACGCCGAACTGCATTGCCTGTCCAACTTCAGTTTTCAGCGCGGGGCCTCTAGTGCTCTGGAGTTGTTCGAGCGGGCGAAGCTGCATGGCTACGAGGCCTTGGCCATCACCGACGAATGCACGCTGGCGGGAGCGGTGCGTGCGTGGCAGGCGGCAAAGGAATGCGGCCTGCCATTGATCGTCGGCAGTGAAATGACCCTTGAAGACGGGCCGAAAATCGTCTTGCTGGCCGAAAATCTTGCGGGGTATCAGGCGCTGTGCAGGCTGATCACCCAAGGACGCAGGCGCAGCAAAAAGGGCGAGTATCGCTTGCTGCGGGAGGACTTTCAGTCCCCGCTCAACGGGTTGCTCGCCCTGTGGGTGCCGGACCTTGAACAAGAAAACGCGACGTTACGTGAGCAAGGTCAATGGCTCCACGATCTGTTCACCGACAACCTCTGGTTGAGTGTGCAGTTGCATTGCGGGCCGGACGATCAGCAGCGGCTGACGGCACTGTTGTCGTTAGCAAAACAGTGCGGTCTGCCTGCCGTCGCGAGCGGCGATGTGCACATGCACGCCCGAGGTCGTCGTGCGTTGCAGGACACCATGACTGCCATCCGTCATCACACGACCGTGGCCGAGGCGGGGCACAGGCTGTTTCCCAATGGGGAGCGACATTTACGGCCACGGGCGATGTTGGCGGATGTCTTTCCTGCGGAGTTACTGGCCGAAACGCTGGTCATCGCGCGGCGTTGTACCTTCGATTTTGCTGACCTGAAGTACGAATACCCCCGCGAGTTGGTGCCAAGGGGGCATTCGGCGACCAGTTGGTTGCGTGAGCTTACCGAACAGGGGGCGCGCAAGCGTTGGCCGGACGGAGTTCCAGAAATAGCTCGTACGAACATTGATCATGAGCTGGAGATCATTGCCGAGAAGAAGTACGAGAGCTATTTCCTCACTGTTCACGACATCGTCAGCTTTGCCCGTAATCAAGCCATTCTTTGCCAGGGACGAGGTTCGGCAGCTAACTCCACGGTATGTTTCGCGCTGGGCATCACCGAACTGAATCCTGCAAAAGGTGAGGGCAAGATGCTGTTTGCCCGGTTCATTTCCAAAGAGCGGGATGAGCCACCCGATATCGACGTCGATTTCGAGCATGAACGCCGTGAAGAGGTCCTCCAATATGTCTTCCGCCGGTATGGCCGAGGCAGGGCGGCGCTGACGGCTGTGGCCAGCACCTACCACGGAGCCGGCGCCATTCGTGACGTGGCGCGCGTGCTGGGTCTGCCGGCCGATCAGATCAACGCACTGGCTGATTGCTGCGGACGCTGGACCGACAACCTGCCTCCTGCCGAGCGTTTGCGTGAATCAGGCTTCGAGCCGGACAGCCCAGTGCTGCGCCGGGTTCTGACGCTGGCGGGCGAACTGATCGGCTTTCCCCGGCACCTGTCTCAGCACCCTGGTGGTTTCGTCATATCTGAGCAGCCGCTGGAAACGTTGGTGCCGGTAGAAAACGCAGCAATGGCCGATCGCACGATCATTCAGTGGGATAAAGATGATCTAGATCTGGTCGGGTTGCTCAAAGTCGACATTCTCGCACTAGGGATGCTCAGTGCCCTGCGCCGCACGTTCGATCTGGTTGAGCTGCATCGCCATAAGCGCTGGACCATCGCGACCATTCCTGAAGAGGACAAGCCGACCTACGACATGATCAGTCGCGCCGACACCATTGGCGTGTTCCAGATCGAGTCCCGGGCGCAGATGTCGATGCTGCCGAGGCTCAGGCCGGAGACGTTTTACGATCTGGTGATTGAGGTCGCCATCGTCAGGCCCGGCCCGATCCAGGGCGATATGGTGCATCCGTATCTGCGGCGCAGAAATGGCGAGGAGGAGGTGACCTACCCGGACCGTCTGGAAAGCGTATTCAAAAGAACGCTCGGTGTTCCGCTTTTTCAGGAGCAGGTCATGGAGGTGGCGATCATTGCCGCCGATTATTCGCCGGGCGAGGCTGATCAGTTGCGCCGGTCCATGGCGGCGTGGAAGCGCCACGGTGGCCTGGATCCGCACAAGGAGCGGCTGGCGACCCGAATGAGGGCCAATAAGTACCCCGAAGACTTCATTCACCGCATCTTCGAACAAATCAAAGGCTTCGGCAGCTACGGCTTTCCCGAGTCCCATGCCGCCAGTTTCGCCTTGTTGACCTACGCCAGTTGCTGGCTCAAATGCCACGAGCCCGCTGCCTTCACCTGCGCCCTGATCAACAGCTGGCCGATGGGTTTTTACAGCCCTGACCAACTGCTACAGGACGCCCGTCGCCACCACATCGACGTGCACCCGGTGGACATTCGCTACAGCGACTGGGATTGCTCGCTGGAATCGGTGGAAGGCCGAGACTACTCCCAGGACCTGGCGATCCGCATGGGCTTGCGGATGATTCGCGGCTTCCGCGAGGAAGACGCCCGGCGCATCGAGCAAGCGCGCTCGGTGCGCGAGTTCAAGGACGTCACAGACCTCTGCGTGCGTGCCGATCTGGACAACCGCGCGCGGGCGGCGCTGGCGGATTCCGGAGCCTTGCGCGGTCTGGTAGGGCATCGTCATCGCGCACGTTGGGAGATGGCGGGGGTTGAGGTGCAACGTCCGTTGTTTGGTGATGACTGTTTTGGCGAAGAGGCTCAAGTCGCACTGCCCTTGCCGAGCGTGGCCCAGGACCTCATGGCCGATTACGACACCCTCGGCACGACGCTGGGGCCGCACCCGCTGTCGCTGCTGCGCCACAAACTGGCCGCCAAACGGTTTCGCAACTCGAAGGACTTGCTCGATGAAGAGCACGGACGGCAATTCAGTGTCGCCGGGTTAGTGGTCGGTCGACAGCGACCGGGCACGGCCAGCGGCGTGACCTTTGTCACGCTGGAAGACGAACACGGCATGATCAACGTGGTGGTCTGGCGCGATCTGGCTGAACGTCAGCGCAAGGTGTTGGTGGGTGCTCAGTTGATGCAGGTGTTCGGCAAGTTCGAGTATCAGAAGGGCGTCCGTCACGTCATTGCCCAACGGCTGTTCGACCTGACCCCGCTGCTGACCGGGCTGGACGTGCGCAGTCGCGATTTCAAGTGATTGACCGCTACGAGGCGTTCATGGCTTCGGAGTGAAACCGCTGGCGATACTCCACCGGGCTGATGGCCAGCCGCTTGACGAACACCCGACGCAGGCTGTCGGCGTTGTCGAAGCCACAGCGACGGGCGATTTCCTTCATCGATTGTTCGGTGGTTTCGAGATAGCGGCGCACGGCGTCGATCCGTGCATCGGCGAGAAAGGCCATGGGCGGGGTGCCGGTTTCCTTGGTGAACAGTCGCGACAAATTGCGCGGGCTCATGTGCACCCGTTCGGCCAGGGAGGCCAGGCTGTGATCGATGTGCAAGTGCGCGAGCATGTAATCCTGAATCGCCTCGACCTGGGAATCGACGCCTCCCTGAATGTCGAGCAACGGGCTGA
It contains:
- a CDS encoding methylated-DNA--[protein]-cysteine S-methyltransferase, with amino-acid sequence MNFTYRFIESPVGQLKLVAKGAALAAILWENDRPNRVLLGPMTEAPHSEILDQAEQQLAEYFAGTRNRFDLPLDFHGTDFQKKVWHALLAIPFGETRSYLQIAIEIGNPAAVRAVGAANGKNPISIVAPCHRVIGSSGALTGFAGGLAAKELLLTLEGGMPKPSKKNLDALASAQASLF
- a CDS encoding isocitrate lyase/phosphoenolpyruvate mutase family protein gives rise to the protein MPASAKTFRDLHHQSTVLRLPNAWDAVSALLFESLGAKAIATTSAGVAWAQGYADGRVFPLEAAIQAAANIARVVKVPLSVDFEHGYSDDPKTVAENVRRVLEVGAVGINIEDGPDAPDLLARKIEAIKSMASNHGLDVFINARTDVYLANLVADDQKVEETLKRGQLYEKAGADGLFVAAVVDVDAIKRIVQGVNLPINVLARPGLPDAEGLAKLGVHRLSAGSSVAITVLSLAEQLGRDFLGEGRSEPVTHSTLNYPQIQAWFE
- the lexA gene encoding transcriptional repressor LexA translates to MYSMTNLSPRRAAILTFIRDRIADNGQPPSLAEISEAFGFASRSVARKHIVALTEAGFIEVTANQARGIRLIDATPRTQMLEIPVLGRVAAGAPIGPDLDNLDTFTLDSRTFLRVPDYLLRVKGDSMIEDGIFDGDLVGILQSADARDGQIVVARLDGEVTIKRLERGDDTLRLLPRNPAYAPIVVRPDQDFAIEGVFCGLVRRE
- the imuA gene encoding translesion DNA synthesis-associated protein ImuA, with the protein product MGAVVSLDALLDEHRVWKGRAQAQPVAAQPTGHPLLDAALPIGGWPPAALTEILIPANGSGELRLLWPTLARLANAGERIVLVAPPFVPYPQAWQSAGVDLRQLSIIQASDTDALWAVEQCLRSGSCGAVLAWPGKVDDRALRRLQVAAETGETLAFACRGQQAAANPSPAALRIAIDVRPRQLRVLKCRGGLAPSSPIPFTTDA
- a CDS encoding DNA polymerase Y family protein, which gives rise to MLWACVLLPQLALDGVMRRRADPEKPLALISGPAQRRVLQTVNAAARELGLRPGQTLTAAHAMTRGFDTVEYDPKQTEHWHRLLAAWAYRFSSQVSLKYPRVLLMEVESSFGLFGPWPVFEARLRQELTAMGFSHRIVVAPNPLAARMLANAHDGLAVTDNESLQDVLQRMPVNRLGLTQDVATALGRMGLHHLRQVLALPRDTLARRFPATVLQHLDTLTGRRPMALECYVPPDFFETRIELNFDVESHQALLFPLKRMIADLALFLGGRDSGVQRFVIHLEHVPSVGSTAPDTLIPVGLLSAEREANMLFELARGRLEQIVVPCPVRALKLSAKDLPAFVPSHRELFDDRPQQSMPWEQLRERLRARLGDDAVCGLSFHADHRPECAWQPASHTKPAVGFNPVPRPGWLLREPEALTDSGSRVLAGPERIESGWWDGGDVRRDYYLIETRTGLRGWAYRSVGDDSGLWLHGWFA
- a CDS encoding error-prone DNA polymerase; protein product: MSCEYAELHCLSNFSFQRGASSALELFERAKLHGYEALAITDECTLAGAVRAWQAAKECGLPLIVGSEMTLEDGPKIVLLAENLAGYQALCRLITQGRRRSKKGEYRLLREDFQSPLNGLLALWVPDLEQENATLREQGQWLHDLFTDNLWLSVQLHCGPDDQQRLTALLSLAKQCGLPAVASGDVHMHARGRRALQDTMTAIRHHTTVAEAGHRLFPNGERHLRPRAMLADVFPAELLAETLVIARRCTFDFADLKYEYPRELVPRGHSATSWLRELTEQGARKRWPDGVPEIARTNIDHELEIIAEKKYESYFLTVHDIVSFARNQAILCQGRGSAANSTVCFALGITELNPAKGEGKMLFARFISKERDEPPDIDVDFEHERREEVLQYVFRRYGRGRAALTAVASTYHGAGAIRDVARVLGLPADQINALADCCGRWTDNLPPAERLRESGFEPDSPVLRRVLTLAGELIGFPRHLSQHPGGFVISEQPLETLVPVENAAMADRTIIQWDKDDLDLVGLLKVDILALGMLSALRRTFDLVELHRHKRWTIATIPEEDKPTYDMISRADTIGVFQIESRAQMSMLPRLRPETFYDLVIEVAIVRPGPIQGDMVHPYLRRRNGEEEVTYPDRLESVFKRTLGVPLFQEQVMEVAIIAADYSPGEADQLRRSMAAWKRHGGLDPHKERLATRMRANKYPEDFIHRIFEQIKGFGSYGFPESHAASFALLTYASCWLKCHEPAAFTCALINSWPMGFYSPDQLLQDARRHHIDVHPVDIRYSDWDCSLESVEGRDYSQDLAIRMGLRMIRGFREEDARRIEQARSVREFKDVTDLCVRADLDNRARAALADSGALRGLVGHRHRARWEMAGVEVQRPLFGDDCFGEEAQVALPLPSVAQDLMADYDTLGTTLGPHPLSLLRHKLAAKRFRNSKDLLDEEHGRQFSVAGLVVGRQRPGTASGVTFVTLEDEHGMINVVVWRDLAERQRKVLVGAQLMQVFGKFEYQKGVRHVIAQRLFDLTPLLTGLDVRSRDFK